The sequence below is a genomic window from Nicotiana tomentosiformis chromosome 6, ASM39032v3, whole genome shotgun sequence.
gccgacaagttctttgcacaattcgaacttgtctcttggtatgGGTGAGCATCAGTTACGCGGGATTCTCATTTGTAGGAATCTTCAAAACTTTTAGAGAttcattctctaccatttcttgAATCCAGTGATATCTCGAGTTGATGTGTTTGGTCtttgcatggtacatggagttcttgctaaGGTCTATTACACTTTGGTTGTCACAATATATGACATACTCCTTCTGATGCAATCCAAACTCTTGAAGGAACTGTTTCAACCATatcatctccttgccagcttcagtAACGACAATATACTTTACTTTAGTTATCGAGAGTGCGACACACTTCTGCAACctcgactgccatgatatagctccccctgaaaatgtaAATAAATATCTAGTAGTGAATTTTCtgttatcaatgtcacctgcTATATCAACATctgtatagcccttcaagattggatcaaatcctccaaagcacaaataatctcccgtggtacctctcaggtacctgaGTAACCACTTGACTTCTTCCTAGTGTTCATTTCCATGATTTTCAAGAAACCTGCTGACAACACCAATTGcgtgagcaatatcaggtctagtTCATACCATTGAATATATCAAACTTCTGACGGCAGAGGAATAAGGAACTTTGGTCATGCTTTCCTTTTCCTTCattgttgtaggacacatcttcttgcttagctttagatgactagcaagaggtgtaCTGACTGGCTTaacattcttcatgttgaagcatttcagtacacgttcaatgtacttctcttAAGAAAGCCACAACTTTCagcttgttcgctctcgaactattTTCATATCCAGAATTTATTGTactgggcccaagtccttcatatcaaatgacttggacaaatctcccttcaactttgcgattACATTTCTTCCACTGTactgttgggaataaacccccacagaaataatattcacggtaataaaagcagaataataatgtagcaccgagatacgataattaacaagaataaaagagtgatacCGATACCAAAATTTTTACGTGggaaacccttttgaataagggaaaaaaccacagccccgagaggagcaactgatatTACTATAGCAAGAAATTTTACACTTTATAGgttcgagtaaaatactccaaagaccactacaacactcaaaagaaataaccctattttgatattctcacctcactacaatatcgctcactctttatttttctcacaaactaTTTTCTTACACCCTGTCTgtaaacctcactctttctttctaacTCTCAGATATATTTTTTCTTTGTGATTGGTGTGTCAAAATGAGAAGCTGAAGGCTTCTATTTATAGGAAGAAGTGTCGTAACTCTTAACCAATCAGAAGTTGGTTTCCTGCAACTTGCGATTTACAAATTGAAAATTGAGAACCAAAATTAATTTTGGTCAAAAATGTGTTTCGGTGCCTACCATCAATTTTGACATCTTGCAAATTTTCcttcctattttttttttcttcattatGGGGATGGACCCTAAATGTACTTTGCCACTAACACAAAACAAGAGACAATGGCAACATCATCGCTTCCTCTCCACCTTCTCTTCCCTTTCTCTACACACAACCCCTTCTAATTTTTCTCCTTTTCAATCTCAATCATTCTTCCTCCCTAAACCCATCCATCCAGATCTGttcaaagaaagagaagaaagagagagaaagaacATAATTGGCGTACTTTCATGTCTTAATGGTAAGTATAAATAATTatctattttgctataaaataaaagtaatatagctataaataataatattttgaaattattttgatttataataaataagtgTAATAGTTTGTTGTAGGAGGTAGAATTTCCCCGAAAATATCCTATGATCAGGAAAGGAAACATAATGCAACTGTGTCTCTAGGAGAAAAACTATCCCTCCTAGTACGTAGTGTTATAAGTAGTAATAATACGCCAAATAAGAGTTATTATAACACTATACTTTATGGATACATATAAATGGattcgtgtttaaaatttatagGCTCGGGATACCAAAGTTGTTGTAGCGTTGACGTTATTCACGTGCCTTTCTTTTTGAAATCTTTTTGAAAGAGATGTTGAATTAGGTTGCAACTCAATTATTCAAAATAACCGTAGAAAATTCTTGACACAAGGCTGTCAAACATTTTCACATTGTTGGTCAGAATTAGTTAAATCCAACTATCAGTTGTTTACAATATTTATTTAACACAAGCTAATAAAGAAAAGAAGTACATTGGTTTGTGGATTTGACAAATATAGCTTACCTAAGGTGATTAATTGCTAAGCAAGGTCGTCAACTTCAACGGGGACACTCTCGATATTAATTTTATCcaccaaaaaaaacaaaaacaatggTCAATGATCAATTAATCAAATCATAAGCCATTCCATCATCCATTATTAAAAGTAGTTAGGAAAGACAAACTCTTCAATTGCCGTGATAGCCGTCTGAGTTTTTACTATTTTCATCGCGGGATTAacgttttttctttttctttttcttttgcttaattTAATATTCTTTTTCTTTAAAAGTATTCAAAATTCACTAGATAACTAGCCCATATTCATGTCAAATAAAGGATAAAACTCTTCTTACCGTTCTCCATTTCCATGACTTGAAAATCTCGGATAAGAGCTGAAGAATCTTAACTACTATCTCGCTACACTCGTTAATACAATGTATAATTTTCTATTACCTATGTTGTACAGAAGTTGATGCCTGTCCCCACCACTTATTATAAGGCTAACGAAGTATTGTATAACTTGTGAAGGTTTACGTTTTGAATAAGACTGAGATTCTGAATTATTTTCCTGTCATTTTAATAGCTTGAGCTAAAAAATGCAACACCTAAACTTTGCTGTATTATTATCTTTCTTTTTGCTGGCAAGACTCTTTCTTAAAGAACAAGAACTTTCTTTTACATTTGGTCCTTTGGATTCTAATAAAGCTAAGAGCAATAGATACCGccagaaaattaattaaatatatataaaaaaaaatagattttgaagTCATTAAATTAGATGAAATGTGATTGAATTTCGAGTCTGAACCCATAAAATTCAAATTCTGAAATGCCGTATGATCATATCAACTTCTTAATTACTAACTCTCATACTAAGATCCAATCCTGCAAACAGTGCTCTTTCTAAGGAAAAGCCAGCGGTAGCCGGTAGTACCTTTCTCACGGTTAAGAATATACTTCCtacgtttcaatttatgtgaatctatttttttttaattcgtGCCAAAAAAAATGACCCATTTccctatttgaaaacaatttacctttatgcaatgatttatagccacacaaaatatatgtgcctcattttacaccacaaattcaagtcttttttttttgttaaactcCGTGCTCAGTCAAATGAGTTCAAACGAGGGAGTATATCTTTGGAAAGAAAAGTGGGGCAGATTTGACTAGAAGAACTTACTTCTTATTGTGTATATATAGTGCAAACTGTATTTGTTTCAGTGAAGGACAGTGGATGCTAAATCATCACTTTGTGTTTTTGTTTTCTGATTTCTTGCATCATGATATGATAGGCTTCTTGACTTTCCATGAACTAGAATAACATCTCTTTTTCTAAGTTCTAAATAGATAGGCCGGAGTATAAGGCTAGGGGAAAGTAGAGATTGGGGATAAATGTTAGAACCAAAATACTTTAAAGATGAACATCATTATCTCTTACCCAAAAGCTATCATATCAAATCATCAACAAAAAATACTAGGTGTGGAAGCATATCTGAATTCATGGAATTCTTAGGTCTAGCGGTTAGTTGTCTTCTAAGTAAGCCGTAATCACCTTCCTAACAATATGGATGCTAGAAAAAAAACTTTTCGTCTGATATGGGGACCATAACCGTATTAATAGATGTATAAATTTATGTATTTCTAATTTTTACTAAATTAGAAACTACATCCAGGTATCTACACATAAAATCCCATACTTTAGGAGGCATCATATAGACAcattaatttaactttaaaacCTTAGTAGAGCACTTTTAATTTGGGTCAACCAATTAACAATAGCAACCAACATACATACGATCATTCTTAATACAAAATTTACGATAAAAGCATAGACATAACACATAATGATAATAATGTTTCATCATAACAACAAAAAATAAATGCACAAAAAGAAAAGCCTCTATGGCAATAAAATAGAAGCTTTTCATTAATTCAATTCCATCACAAGTTCACAACTACACAAATTAACCCCGGcctgttattttaatttttatctaGTAATAGTACATCCCTCTCTCATTTGTGTTGTTTTCATCATTGTAGAAGAAAAAACTGTTATTACATCCACTTCCATTGCTAGAGCTACTAATCAGCTCCTTAACTTCTTCAATATCAGACTGGAATTGACTACTTCGAAAGTTGTTCTTAAAAATTCCATTTGGCCTTTGATCAGCCCAATTGCCAAGCTGGTGATCATTACCACCTCCAATATTGTTACCATAATCAAGAGTAAATTTTTGGGTTTCTTCAAAAGTTGTTGGAATTTGACCCTGTAAACAACTGCCCATTTCCTCTTGTTTAATGTCTTTTCCATAGCTCATTTGGTTGCAACTTCCATCAGATGAGGAACAACTTGGTTGCATGGGATTCATTAAGCTCTGATCTTGACACTGAAAATAGGAATATTGATTTGTCCCCAACTGAAAGTTCATGTTATTGCTAGTGCACATAAGATTTGGTTGGGCTGATGAAATCATGTGGTCTAGCCCAGTTGTGGTGTAATATGAATCTCTACACAGATTTGAAAATGTTTGAGGTTGGGTTGGTGGAAAGAAAGGTGATTTTAAACACATGATCTTCTTCTTGAGTTTTGTGTTCCAATAGTTTTTAATATCATTGTCAGTCCTTCCCGGTAATTGAGCTGCTATAATTGACCACCTAACAGATAAATGTAtaagatttaagttatatatactaacaatataaataatttttattctTAACCTGTTACAACTGATTATTACTCTATTTATTGGATCAATACATCAAGTTTGTTATGAAGAGTTTCTTGTTAGTATAAAAATCTACAAATTGTTGGTATAAGAAAATTTAAAGTCAAATTCTTACAATATAAAATTAGTTCCGTCCAGATTACtgaatttaatagagattttctCTTCAAGAAGAAAAAAGGAATATAGTTTATCAATTTGAACTGTGTCCTAACAGCTTTATGTTTGTAAGTAAAGACTTGATTCAAGATCTAAACCTGGCATGCATGCAGAAGAAATGTCCATAAAATGGCAGAATCTTAAGTGAGAACCCAACAAATTAATGCTTTTCTTTTTTAGCCTTATTCACTATTGAGGTTCTTCTTCtacagttttttttattttttttatgagaTCTATTTCAGTTCTCAAAGTCATGAAAACACGTGATAATTTAATTTAAGAAATTTAAGAGCACTAAAAGTAGCAGATAAATTTGACAAAATTAAAAAGTTTTCTACCTGCTTCCAATGCTGGCATACAAGCTGCATATAACTCTATCTTCCTCATCAGAAAATTCACCATGTTTGATATTAGGCCTTAGATAATTCAGCCATCTCAATCTACAGCTCTTTCCACACCTCTTTAATCCTGATCCAAAATCATTTCATCAATTAAAGTTATCAAAGCGAAAAGAATAAAAATTTatttccatatatatatagagagagagagtcaTAAAAAAGGGAAAGAGAATTAAAAGACAGAATTCAATTTGCTTAAGAATTTCTTACCAGCTTTTTGAGGAAGAGCAATCCAATTTCCACCAGTGCCATATTTGTCTATGAATTCCTTAAGCTTAGCATCTTCTTCTGGTGACCATGGTCCTCTCTTCACATTAGCCTTATCACAACAAGGAGCTCTCCCCAtttcttcctcttctttttctctctctgTTTCTAATGTTGTTTTTTGAGCATTTTCTTGGAACTTCTGAGGAAGTTTTCTTTGCTTTCTTTCTAGAGAAATGGACAAGGTCTCTTGTTGTATTATTGGCTTATATTAAAGTGAATTTTGTCTTATTATGAGTTACATAAGTCAAATGGATAGGCCTATTTCTAATATCTTTTCAAGTAGTAGCTGATTAGAAGTTTCCATCTCAAATCCACATTAGAAAAGCTCTTTATAAAACTTTGGCATAAGTCTTTACCTTGAAGTTCAAGGATATCCCAAGTGTTTCATGTGCTCAAATAAAATAATGCTGCTTAACTAACTGATGGCTGTAGCTATATTAAATATACATTTTGACATCTTTGAAACTATACATATATTGTAACTAGGAAGAGTAACCATATAACAACACGCTTTGTTTTATTAGTCAGTGTACATTAATAGAATACCAAAGCTACCTAACGAATTTAGTAGCATACACATATGGGTAAAAACAATACTATATCCctaaatcatacctgtaacgtAAAAGGTTAAATACAATAGACAAGTGTGTGCTGTGTATAGGGGTGAGGGGTGGAAGAATGTTTTTTTCCTTTAGGCTTTCGATATCCGAGCCATGGGTGTAAGAATGTTTTTTTAAATGATTTTATGGGTTTGAATCGTAGGCTCTTTACTTTCGAATTTTACACTAAGGAATTAAACGTTTCCTACTAAAAAGTTTCCAGTTTTCCAAGTGAACTCAAACTTAAAAGTGGTGGAGATGCAACCGCGCTATAACACTAATGTCTCATTTGTTTTTTCTAACAAATGAACAAACAATCAAGCACATGTCCAAATACAAATAGATTGTCAGCTGAACTTTTAATGAAGAATCCTGGCACTCTACTGTATATGGGATTTGAATGGTGACCTATGAGACTGACTGACTGAGTATCGTCCTCTCTATTATAGCCATAGAAGATCGCAGGTATATATAGTATTGCCATGCCTTCCAAATAATTGGTCGTAAATGAATGATCAGGTATCTTTACCCTAAAAaaatggataataattaaatttgtaaataattttaaggatacatgaattaattcaatacaaacgataaattATTTTAGATCAAACAGATAAATGACGTGATAAATTATCAAACCAATCAAGAGGGGTGATCCCAGAATTAGTAATAGCTTAATGGAATAACTGTGTCTTCGAACCCGGGCTCACATTACTAATGATTTGTGAACAAAAGTGAGAgttttgaataacagagaaaataagagaatATTACCTTGATGTGCGTGTTGCAATGTccctaatgaataatcagaccc
It includes:
- the LOC104108780 gene encoding transcription factor RAX2-like, with product MGRAPCCDKANVKRGPWSPEEDAKLKEFIDKYGTGGNWIALPQKAGLKRCGKSCRLRWLNYLRPNIKHGEFSDEEDRVICSLYASIGSRWSIIAAQLPGRTDNDIKNYWNTKLKKKIMCLKSPFFPPTQPQTFSNLCRDSYYTTTGLDHMISSAQPNLMCTSNNMNFQLGTNQYSYFQCQDQSLMNPMQPSCSSSDGSCNQMSYGKDIKQEEMGSCLQGQIPTTFEETQKFTLDYGNNIGGGNDHQLGNWADQRPNGIFKNNFRSSQFQSDIEEVKELISSSSNGSGCNNSFFFYNDENNTNERGMYYY